Within the Chelonoidis abingdonii isolate Lonesome George chromosome 19, CheloAbing_2.0, whole genome shotgun sequence genome, the region TCCAATAGATGGACACACTATCAAGTCAGCTAGATGATGGGCTCTACCTGCTTACTATGCAGGGTGTACCCTATGGACAGGGGACTAGAAGGCTTGTAATGCCTTTTCTATCTAGACATAGGCATGAGAGGCATCCTGAGGGAATAAGCTTGGAGAGCTGTTGCTTAGTATTAACCTGTCCTGGTAGGCAACTCAATTAGCTGTAAATGTCTTGAAATCACATAAAATATGCCTTTTCCAGAATTGCAGTATTGGTGTTGGTAGAGACTACTGGTAGCAAAGGGAATAATGACCTACATTGTAAAGGGACTACTGGCATATTGGCCATAACAATACTAGAGAATAGAGTGAAGAGCAGCAGGACAGATTTCCCCACTGAGGCCTAGACACTAACAGAGCTAGAGCAGGTATGGGTTGTGACTAACCTTCCTGGTGGCTATTTCACAGAAGCCAGAGCGGGATGAGTGGGGAAACAGCCTGGAGGTCTTGCAGCATGCTCTGCAGCTAGAGAAGACCTTGAACCAGGCCCTGCTGGATCTACATAAAGTGTCTACAGAGCAGAATGATCCTCATGTGAGTACAAGTTGGCAGGAGGAATGGAGGTTGTAGTCAGCAAAGTTCAGAATAGGAGTTAATGGaaactcagatttaaaaaaaaaattctcgttttggaaaaaaacagcatGTTGGTaaagggacacttttttttttctggaaagttaAAACTATTAGTTAAATCTTATCTTTTTCAGCTTCTGAACCACTCTACTTCAAACATTTTGTCTTCTCTCCCTTTCTGGCCACACAATGTGACAGAATGAGGTGTTTAAGTTCCCCAGTTTCCTTCCTTCACTTTCCATGCCACTTCTAAAATGGCTTCCATCActacagaaactgtttttcctCAATCCTTTGAGACCACAGAGGAGCACTAATTGGGGTGGGAATTAATATGGGGATATACCTGTAGCAGATAGAGGCTAAAACCACTCTTTCAAAGTGAGGGCCTAGTTCATGTACCTATATGtagcagtgttttctgcccccccccccaacccccttacATCAGTCAGAGTCCTGAAAAAGTCCCTTCTGAATTCAGCAGCAAAATATCAATGGCCACAATTCTCATTGATAGGCTCTAGCTATTGCAACATGTTATTCCTAGCAGGACAGGAATAACAGGAGAGAAGCCCTCCTGAAAAAGCCAATGGCTTGCTAATGAAAAGCCCTGAACTGAGAGGGCAAACATGTAAAATTCAATGCAGTAGAAAACCAGCAGAAAGGTGAATGTAGAACTTAAACGAGGTAGCAAAACATGACACTATTTCTAAATACGTCTGTACCCATGTCCTTTACAGTGCTCTTAACCTACTGCTGTGCAATAAATGAGTGGCATCCACTCTGGGATATTTCCTGCCCACACTATACAGAATGTTCCTGGTTGAATTCAAAGACTATCACCAGTATGAAATCCCCTCTAATACTTCTCCATTGTATGGATTGTTTAATGATGACTTGAGGTGGATTTAGGGATCTGATTCCATGTAAACTGCCATTGAGGTGTTGTACTCTTTTTATCCTTGAAAATTTAAGGAAGAGAAACCTTTCTTCCTAGTTCCAGGATCCTCCAGTTCACTCATTCTACCTGACTGTGTATAGTTAGTAAGCTAAGATCTGTGAGACTAAATGTCAGGTAGTCAGAACTCTAGCTCCTATGTGCTTAGTAGGAAGGCTTAGTCTCTCTGGTTTCTTCTTTCTGAAGCTTTGTGACTTCCTGGAGACTGACTACCTGGAGGAGCAGGTGAAGGCCATCAAACAGCTGGGAGACCATGTCACCAACCTGAAGCGCCTGGGAGTACCCCAGAATGGCATGGGAGAGTACCTGTTTGACAAGCTCACCCTGGGGCACAGCAGCTGAAGTCTGCACTGACAGCTGCAATGTGCAATTGAATATATGGGCCTTTCCATTCCCAATTCAAAAGATTTATTAAGTGCTGACAATAAAACTTCCTCATCTAGAATCTGTGTGGTGATTTTTGGTGTATGCAATGGGATTTTTGGACCACTTGGTTATCACTTGTCCtggaacaaacaggaagaaaagaTAGGATTCATCTAGTAGACTGAACTGGCTATTTTAGATGTTAAGACAAGGAATTGGGTAGAGGCAATATACAGTGATTCCCATGGTCTGggcaccagggaggggaagccctTCCTCTGCTCGCAACACATTTCAAATCTTCTACCTGAAACTCCACTTCAGAGGGCCCAAATCTAGACTTGTAAAGGTAATAGTGGCCTGCACCTTGTGGCTAAGGCTTTGTCCTTATTTCTTCCTTCTAtttctgcctctttctctcttccttcccctccactggttCATATGATAACCTGTCTTCCAAATCACTAATTTGTCAGCCCCTCTCTCAACATAATTAAAAAATTTATCCTCAAATAGAGGGTTTCTCACTGATGACAAACCACTTACTCCTCCACCCAGAACTAACTGCAGCAGACTCCCCAGTTGCTGAACTACTTCAACTCTCCTTCTCTGCCTGTAACTAGGGCTGGAGTATGTAGATGCCTTTGGACAAAATCAGTAGTGGGTGACCTCAATATGTATTTCCTGCACAGGTGCACTTAAGCATATTCAAATccacaagaaggaaaaaacaagggATGGTGGTTGTTTCTGCACAGGGATAATGGAAAAGGTGATCTAGTGTCTCCTATTATAGTAGAAAAGAAAATTGTGGAGATAAGTGACTCGGATGGTTATCTGACAGTAGAGGGCTACAATACTAGCAGAGTTACTGTGTCCGGCAAATCATCACCTGATGACTGTGGCTAATATGTATAAACATCACCCATTTGTTCCTGAAAACACCTTAATTCCTCCTCAAAGCTGTCAGAGGTGGAGGGGAAATACACATGCCTGGAGTAACAACATCAGGGTTGTGGTACTGCAGATCAGTCAATGGGATATGTACACAACTGATATCACTCTGGAGCTATGCTAGTTTACAATGGCTGAGGTCGGGCCCCAAGTAGCTCCTGCAACTTCTTCACACTTTGGTAGTGGAAATTGAATCTCTGCCAAGAATTGGTTAAGCTTCTCTTGTAAAAGCAATAATTGGAGCTGCTCAGGAAAGGGCACTTCCATCCTTTGTGGAATTTTGGGTTCTTGAAAGATTCTCCTGTGCTGAATGAGAAGCACAAGCCCCCCTCTCCAACAACAAACAGCATAATTTCTAGCAAAAGGAATGGACCTTTGGACACCAgggcctggggaaggaggggtatTCAGGGTGAGGAGCCGGCTGTGGGTCACTGTATCTTCAGTAAGTGGTGGAGTTGATACAGACTAAATGTTTGGTGTCTTGATCAACAGTGACTAGATACCAGAGTGGGGGGAACAACCTGGAGGCCCTGTAGTGAACTGGAAGCTGGAGAAGATTCTGAACCAGGTCCAGTTGTACCTGTACAAGCTGGTTATAGAGAAGAAGGGCCCCCATGTGAGTATGGTGGCAGGGAAATGCAGGGCAGCTTTGAAGCGGAtggtgggagttggggggcacTCTGCTCTGTCTCAAGAAAACTCTCTTGTCCAGAAGCAAGGGTAGAAGAAAGATCTGGAGATATCACTCTCCTAAAGAGAACTCCTTCCTCTGGGGATGGGTGAAGGATTTTCTTGTGTAGGAGAGACTGTAAAACAACTTAGGATGTGTTTTCTTGTTTTCTACAGTCCCCCAGGGACTTTCCTGCCCTCTTCCTCTTCTGTAGCTGAGAATCACTTCAGTCTTGCCTTATGCTATTTTGGCTAAACATCTTCCCTCCAGCTGCGTTGCTGCAGCAGAATCATCTCTGGTGTCCAGAGGCCCCGGAATGGGAGATGAGGACCTAAGGTGGTGACCTGCTTAGGCATAAGCCCCTTCTACTGCAACTGTGTCAGACTTCTTTGGGCCTGTGGACAAGTTGCTTACTATCTCCTTCCGTTGTGAACGACTTTCAAACTAGAGAATATTGTTCTCAGCTGTGGTTGTGAGAAGGGATGTTTGCTAACAATACTAGTTAGCTCAAACATACAAGTGTCAACATGCAAGAGTCTGAGGGTTTTCCTCAGAGGACAGAGGGGCAAAGATCCCATAACTCAGCATGACACCATAGCCTTGCAGTGGTGAGCTATGTGTACTGAAATGCAAAGGTGCTATCCTAGGTGGAACAAATCCATCTTCtaatctttcttcctttttctagCTGCAGCTGTGTGACTACCTGGAGAAGCAGGTGAAGGCCATCAAACATCTGGGAGCCCACCTCACCAGTCTAATGTGGCTGGGAGTGCCCCACAATGGCATGGAAGAGTACCTGTTTGACAAGCACACCATGGGGGAGAACAGCTGAACAACGCACATGGGATGCTCTCCTCCAGACTAGTAAAGCTGGATCAATGGCCGTCCAAGTGCTGAGAATAAAATGTATTAACCTGTTGAACTCTCTAAGGTGTCTTTTTTttctgggggtgaggggatgggAATCACAGGGAGCATGACAGAGGTTGAGGAGGGCTGCTATTGGAAAGGCTTAGCCTAGATATACATGCCATGTGTGCTCTCCTGGGGGAGGGCTTGGCAGTTGTATTACCCCTAATGTAATTTCTTTCTGGGTATTGTAGGAAATGGACCAACTACACTTACTCACACCTAGTGTGATATCCTTTATGCCAGGTCTAGGGCTGAAGGCTCTACAATGTCACTTTGTGGGTTGAGGGACAGAACTTCCATCCAGTCCCACATTCAGCTGTGTAGAAGCTGGGGTAAAAGGAGTGCACAAATGAGTAGTATCGTTATCTGACACAGggaagaagtgtgtgtgggggtaaaCAAAGAGTTGGCTTAGAGAAGTGTCTGGAGACAGTGAACCCCCTGGCAGATGGACCTTGGCTTACAATTCTTATTGCTCAGCTTCCACTTGGAAGGGAAAATCTGGTGATGTAACTAGGAGTCACAGATCAATGAAGGGATATCTATTAATGTGCTAATTTCAGAACCATTGTGAAGCCACTTTCTGCTCAATTCTGTACCCTCAACACCAGTGCCTTCTAGGACATCAGATGGTGCTAACCAAACacatcactttgtctttttcTTGAACTAGCATGATCCTCCCTAGCAATATAACCACTAGCACAGAGGTTGCTGATTTTTGTGATGCtgtatgaaaataaaaacaagtgacTAAATACAGCTTCTGGAAAAATGTTCAGTACACTCAGGCACTGAACCGGGGTGGAAGGGGGAAATGAAAGCTTGCAATTTGTGTGAAATGAGGGTCAAAAGATAAGCACTCTGTCCTCATCAAACTATTTTATGcaacttttcttttgtttacattcAAACTAAAGCTTACTAGAGAAATGAAAAGGATAAAGCTGAAACAATGTGTTTTGAAGCTTCAGAATGAATTGTTTCAACAATGTCCCATTCAAATATTAAGGAAATTGATATCTTCCCAATATCTATCTCTTGCTTTTGTCTAATTAGGATTTTCTAACTTAAAATTTGAGTTACAAGAGGTGGGACTGTCTCTAGTTCTAAAGCTAGATTGCTGCGGAAGGAGTAATAGTGCTTTCTGTCTACGTGTGTGTAGGCATCGGGACCATATCAGCCTTGGTTTCTTAGCATTCAGGAGTGGAGGGGAGCCGACCACTGAGCGAGAAGCATCTCTTGCTGCATTCCTACCTCCTATATCTGACATGAGGGATGTAGCAACAATCCTGCGCCTGCCGAACCATGCctccagcagctaaaataaataCTGCCAAGGAAAAATTAACCACGTTTTCTGTCAGTCTTGTTGCCTCTGCTCTTGAAGTTCCTTGCTAAATTTGCTTTGGGACACTTCGTAGCAGAGCCCATAGAGATTCCTCTGTGTCATGACAGTAGGGGCAAAGCAACTCTGGCAGCCCCGTTGGTGATAACTTGGGCACCAGTTTGCACTGGCTCGCAGGCTTGTCTTTTTGCAGAGAAAGATGTTTCCTGTTGGAGGGGCTCCATAGTTCAGTCTGAAGCTGTTCCCTCTCTTGGGGAGATAGAGAGGATGAATTGCACCTTTTTTAGTACCAGGCAAAAATAGCTGTGTTTTTGCAAAAGTCTGGGGTGCTGGGCAAGATGGCTGTGAGGGGGATATTTGTGCTGCCAAAACTCCAGAGCCTCAGTCACTAATGCATGTCTCAGCAGAAAAAGatattcaaaagcacttaagtgtcaTTTTggaaagtgatttaggagcacatgTCCTAGTGCTTTTCAGTGAAACTCACACTTTTGAGTGCCTCAGTGACTCTTGGAGGTGggacttgggtgcttttgaaaactgatcCCATAGTGTCTAAGTAAACAGCATGACAGTAAAACTATTAGTTTCCTGCATGCTTCTAAACATACAGTTAGTTACCCAAGGTTAGGACATGCTAAGGAAGTgagcaaataaaataatcagctaagtgacttgttcaagcaGAGTCCAtagcccccaccctcctcctaCTGTGGCTGTAATGACAACAAGGGATGTCATCTTGATGAGCCGGCCTCTCAGCTGTGAACATTCTCTTACAGTCCCACCCACAATGCTGACTGGTGCCTTGCTGAGAAAGAGAATTTCCATTGGTCAGCATCAGCTGCTCATCACAAGCATTTCCTGCTCTAAACAGTATTAATGCCACCTGTCCTCAAGTGCAAGTTCTGCTTGCCTTTGAGGGTGTGTTTCTGTTGTGACAGAGCTTAGGTGCTTTCTAATTTTTTCCTGAGCTGTTATAACTATTTTCTAGGTCCTGAGATGGAGTCCCAGGTGCGTCAGAATTTCCATGCTGAGTGTGAGGCTGCTGTGAACCACCTGGTGAACCTAGAGCTCTATGCTAGCTATGTCTATCTGTCTATGGTGAGTCTGTTGGTGCTGcgttcttcttcccctccccccagtttatTTCTAGCTAGAGAGAGTGAAAATATGGAACAAATGCTGTGTGTGAACTTGCAGGTGAAATCTATGTGCTAGTGAGGAAATGGGCAGACTATGGAGTATTTTGGTGGCATGCTGTGACAAACACAGTTGTAGTTGTTGTGAGGGGAAGTTCTTGAAGCAGAATGTCTTGGAATGTggctctgtggggaagggggagactaTGCAATCTGGAGCAAGTTATGATTACAAAGAACAATCTCTAGAAGCTTAGACTTCCCTTCTATTGCAGTTAGAGATGCTTGCATTGTACCTGGCTAAAGACAAAGGATGAAACAGACAAGCTGGCTTGTGCCCATATATGGGGGCTTAATAAGTACTTCTTCTGTAGTAAACACCTGACGCATTACCTTTGCTGTTCTCTTCTGTCTCTCTAGTCCTACTACTTTGAGCGGGATGATGTGGCCCTGAGGCATGTGGCCCAGTTCCTGAAGGAACAGTCTCATGAGCAGAAGGAGCATGCAGAAAAGTTCCTGACCTATCAGAACAAGCGAGGAGGAAGCATTGTCTTGCAGGATATCAAGGTGACCACTAAGGGTGCTTACTGTTCAGTCTTGCTTTATAGTCCCTGCAtcttgtcacactgtctggaatgGCTAATGACTGTGAGTGCTGcctcagggcagacaccccaactGATGGTGTGATCTAGAAGTAGATTTCACTATCCCAGTACTAAATGTGTCTTACCAGACTACTACAGTAGCCTATAATGGAGTCACAGACCATCCACTTGAAtgctccagtctatcttgccatctAGGCAAGCTGAACTGATGAATGGTCACTTATACCAACTATTCCAAGAAACCCGTCACTCACTTGGGTTGACTTGTACCTTAGATCTCGCACCAGACAAGACTGGTGTAGTAGCACAGTCTAATAGTaaagtttttttctaatttattttttggtttatCTGCTTAAACATCTCAACATGTACAGGTGAGTCCCAGTCTCGAATTCCTAATGGTAACATCTGTTACCATTAGCCAGTTTCCCAAACATCTCTCAGGGCTACTTAGAATAATTCTGGGGATCAGTCCTCTCATTCAGTTAGTCGCTGTTAGACTCCAAACAACCCAGAGATGAAGGTTTTTCCCCTTGTGTCCATATCTGTAGCTGCTAGTGGAAAACAAGCTGACAGCATCATTACCACCACATGGGCTCTTTCTCTGGCAGAGAGAGGAATGCATTTAGAGTCACTGATCATCCCACTCAATGATCACTGTCCTTCAAATGCACAAGGGTTAGTACTTGCCTGTGAAAactcttcatttgcattccacaaggaTTCTTTCTTGTTGGATGGGTTTCTCAGTTACAGGGGTGCATACCACATAAATGTTTGCTATTCATCTAACATCCTACAGATAAGTGATAGGCAGATAAtgttagttttcatgaagtttacaTACTTAACATGGACTTTGATTTATACTAATACCCAAATGAACTGGCCTGATTTCCAGCAGTGAGTTTGAGGTGTCAGCTGACAACTAGGCTTTGGTTACAGTTGGCACTTGGTTTACTGGCATCACGTATCTCAGATGCTTATTACTACTGCCTATTAGACAAGAGTaggtgaatttttttccccagccccCATTTCACCTCTTAAATGAAGGAATCCAACTCTCCATGCAGAGTAGACACTATTCCCTAGCTGCAGTGGGAGTCAACAAGTGTCACATGGCTTTGTTTGGATTTGTACAGAAGCCAGAGCAGGATGAGTGGGGGAACAGCCTGGAGGCCCTGCAGTGTGCCCTGAAGCTGGAGAAGACTCTGAACCAGGCCCTGCTGGACCTGCACAAGCTGGCTACTGAGAAGAATGACCCCCATGTGAGTATAATGGCAGACAAATACGCCACTGGAGCAGATGTTTGGAAGCACTTGTTCCTCTGGGGTAGTCTGGCTCTGGAAGCCTAGacacttcccttcctctcccttttctggggtggggaagatgAAAACATAAACTAGCTGATGCTGTGTTCAGTCTTCTGATCTGCCCAGAGATGCTCTTCTCTAGCAGGAGAGAGCCCTCTACTCTTTTGCCTCCAGGCTTCTGTCTCTGTGTTCTAGGGGGGCATGGGGTGGGTATCAAGTATTTGGAAGatctgggctgggagaggaaatCATGGTTACTGTTGTGAACAATGCCTTACTGGATCTGTGCTTTAAATAGCTGGCAATGCTTCCCATCCTTTGACTACAGAGCTTCCTTGCTCAGAGGGTGTGAGAAGTAATATTAACAATTGGAGCTCTCCACACAGAGCTGACAAGGGGAGTTTCACACCCTACTGACGTGCCAGGGAGAGATGGTTggatttctccccttccccctagcTCTGCACTGAAATGTAATGGCATATAGTTGAACTGGAATGAATATGGTTCTTCCTTCTCTTGCTTGACTGCAGCTATATGACTTCCTGGAGTCTGACTACTTGGAGAAGCAGGTGAAGGCCATCAAGCAGCTGGGAGACCATGTCACCAACCTGAAGCGCCTGAGAGTGCCCCAGAATGGCATGGGAGAGTACCTGTTTGACAAGCTCACCCTGGGGGAGAGCAGCTGAACTAAACTCTACCAGCTGAGTCATGCAGACCTCTAGGTCTTCATAGACAAGGTGTAGCAACCTAGGGCCAGGTGCTGACAATAAAATGTTCTATGCATGCATGATCCTGGGTCTTTGATTTGGTCAAGATGACCATTCCTATTCACAGTGTGCAGATGGGACAACTGGTGGCTGGGGCATGGCAGTAGGGTCCTACTTACCATTGTTTCTGAGGGCAAGAGCAGAGTGTGAAATGCTCTGGCCTCTCAAATTCTTGATTACCCAAGGTTTGACATCCTGTGTTGCCATAGGTTGTGGTGAGAGACACCATTCTATCCCAAAGGGCCACTATCCCTGTAGCTACTGATCTTAGCTGGTATGTGGGggaaaatgcaattaaaatctcAGCTTTGCCTGAGTCAGAGCTGGGCCTCAACTGTGACTTCTCCCATCCCAGATGCCTGTAGTAACAGACTATGCTGGGTTAGTCTCCCTTGATGGCTTTCATCAGAATAGGAGAAATCTCTGCTTGAAGCTGATACTACCATGGATGTTGTGGTCTAAAACCACACTGTGACAGGGCCTTCTGCTAGTTATGTGGCACCACTGCACTCATCTCCTGCTACATCCTCTCCCTTCTTTACTGGGTCTCTGAAGTAACCTCATCCTGTACAAAGGGAGCTGCTCAATGACTCACTCCCCACCCTGAAGGGCTATCTAGGTGAGGTAAAGTTCCTCTTCCTTCCAGCCTGAACTTTCTGCTAAAGAGCTCTCATCCCTCTACCTCATGTCCTCTCAGCTACTCCaactgtcctcttcctcctcctgcagcttctgTTAAAAGCACACAGCT harbors:
- the LOC116820830 gene encoding ferritin heavy chain A-like, which encodes MESQVRQNFHRECEAAINCVVNLELRASYIFMSMSCYFDRDDVALRHMAQFLMEQSHEHKGHAEKFLQYQNKRGGRIVLQDIEKPERDEWGNSLEVLQHALQLEKTLNQALLDLHKVSTEQNDPHLCDFLETDYLEEQVKAIKQLGDHVTNLKRLGVPQNGMGEYLFDKLTLGHSS
- the LOC116820829 gene encoding ferritin heavy chain A-like, with amino-acid sequence MESQVRQNFHAECEAAVNHLVNLELYASYVYLSMSYYFERDDVALRHVAQFLKEQSHEQKEHAEKFLTYQNKRGGSIVLQDIKKPEQDEWGNSLEALQCALKLEKTLNQALLDLHKLATEKNDPHLYDFLESDYLEKQVKAIKQLGDHVTNLKRLRVPQNGMGEYLFDKLTLGESS